TGACCTGACCAGCAATGCAGTCCTCACATTCATCTACTTTGTGGTCTGTATCATTGGGCTGTGTGGCAACACGCTGGTCATTTATGTCATCCTCCGCTACGCCAAGATGAAGACCATCACCAACATTTACATCCTCAACCTGGCCATCGCGGATGAGCTCTTCATGCTGGGGCTGCCCTTCCTGGCCATGCAGGTGGCCCTGGTCCACTGGCCCTTTGGCAAGGCCATTTGCCGGGTGGTCATGACTGTGGATGGCATCAATCAGTTCACCAGCATTTTCTGCTTGACCGTCATGAGCATTGACCGATACCTGGCTGTGGTCCACCCCATCAAGTCGGCCAAGTGGAGGAGACCCCGGACGGCCAAGATGATCAGCGTGGCTGTGTGGGGAGTCTCTCTGCTGGTCATCCTGCCTATCATGATATATGCTGGGCTTCGGAGCAACCAGCGGGGGAGAAGCAGCTGCACCATCAACTGGCCGGGTGAATCTGGGGCATGGTACACGGGCTTCATCATCTACACCTTCATCCTGGGGTTCCTGGTGCCCCTCACCATCATCTGTCTTTGCTACCTGTTCATTATCATCAAGGTGAAGTCCTCTGGAATCCGTGTGGGTTCCTCCaagaggaaaaagtctgagaagaAGGTCACCCGGATGGTGTCCATCGTGGTGGCCGTCTTCATTTTCTGCTGGCTCCCCTTCTACATCTTCAATGTCTCTTCTGTCTCTGTGGCCATCAGTCCCACCCCAGTCCTTAAAGGCATGTTTGACTTTGTGGTGGTCCTCACCTATGCTAATAGCTGTGCAAACCCCATCCTGTATGCCTTCTTGTCTGACAACTTCAAGAAGAGCTTCCAGAATGTCCTCTGCTTGGTCAAGGTGAGCGGCACAGATGACGGGGAACGGAGTGACAGTAAGCAGGACAAATCCCGGCTGAATGAGACCACGGAGACCCAGAGGACCCTCCTCAATGGAGACCTCCAGACCAGTATCTGAACTGCctggaaaaaatcaatcaataaaacgCCGAGCTCTGCCGACTGGCAGTGTGCTCCCCATCgcgtcccctcccttcctcccacccatcGCACCTGGCTTCTAAAATAGGGAATTGCTCAGCATGAGCCCAATTCAGAGAACAGTGTTTGACTCAGGCTTGTCTGAGTGAATGATAATGCATTAAATTGATTACCTTCCCCCTTAAAGTGAACATTTCAATGCAGGCAGACAATTCAGCGTCTGGTCATGCCTGGGTGTGATCTTTAGAAATGTTGAAGctcaacagaaatagaaaactctgTGTTTGCGTGTTTAAAACCCAATGCGTAATCTTGTGGTCGTACATTTATACTTGTATATGTCGATGTCATCCCTGTACAGTCATTCCCTGCGTTTCCTGAGTTCAAGTACACAAGTAGCAAGTTCAAATGTGCTTAGTATAGGTGGACATTTATTTCAATATGGTACCTGCGGAAATGGACTTACCATGAAGCCAATGAAGTTTAAGCTTCAGGGATCTCTCTTGCTTGGGCAGTATGTTTACATGGCCAtatgtttttgtaaaaaaaaaaaaattgtaaaagtaaGGTATTTTTGTATTCTCTTTCTTAAAGAGATCTCCTTAAACTGTATAAGCTTCCAGCCTCACAAAACCTTTCTCTGCCCCTGGGTATTTGCTTCACCAATTTCAGGCAAGTCAGGTCAAAGTAAGAATGGAGGGAGAGAAGATATTTGAGGACCCAGAACATAAATTTACGCATTTTCTCTTCTTAGATATAATCAAAGAATTACTCATCTGCCCAAAAGGACTTAAAATGGTCCTGATCGTCTATCATTGCATTTATCAAGACAAGGTCTGCTTTGTTATAAGATTGcacatttttcttctcaaattgCTTTAACTTTTTTTAGGAAGCCATAGAGGGGGTGTGGGGTCGGGTAGGAATCACAAAcatgaaaaggagaaaatggacTGTAATTCTTGTGGGAAACAACAGTATTCTCCCcaccatgaaaataaatgaataagaatgAAGGAAAATTACACCTTTATGAGAAACCatgaaattgctttttaaaatggcagACATGGCTTCCTAGCGAAGGAAAATGGAATTCAACCACCcctcaaagggtttttttttaagaagttgatACAAAGCTGGACACTAAGGAAGTCACAGTGCATGCTAGAGACTTGAGGTCATTGTTCCAAAGATGTAAGCACGTACACCTTCTGATGACTAGGTAGCTTGCAGGGGATGTGCAGATGTGAGAGTTGGAGGGGACCCCATCCCTCATAGGTATGGCCGTGCCCCCTTCCTCACCCTCATCATGAACTTTAAACATGGACCTTTAATCCACGGACTCCCTGAGCTACTCCTCAAGCACTGTCGTAGACAGGCGCTCCACACCATCAGGGACATTTTTCTGTTCCTGAAATTGCAGCTGGGCTTGTAAACCAGCAATAAGCAGAGAGATGGTGCCCGGTTCATTGGCTGATCAGTTTCCAGGGACTGAAGACATATACACTTGGGTGTTGGTCAGGACACCATCATCTCTAGGTTTATATGAAAGCCTCATTCTTAGTGTCTCGCACATACATTttaccatatttaaaaataagctagCCTCTTCCGGCTTCCTAAGCAAAGGCTGTTTGACAGCAGGAATGACTAAGAACTCCACCTGTGGTGGTTGTTAATGTGCTGCCTTtattctgtctgtctgtgtaatTTATGCCACCTCATTCCCAAAAGCACTTACTGTGGCCCAGAATATATGTTCAGTAAGATTTATGGTAGATAAATAAGTCCATGCAAAAATAAAGAGAGGGACAACTGTAAGATGAGACGGTGGGAAAGACTGTTACCCAAAAACGCATGCACCAAAATCCCACATGTTTACTGAAGGAAAGGTCAGCTGCAAGCTCAGCCTGGGACTTCCTAGCAGCCACAATTAAGGGAGACTGactcctcctccacttcctcctccgcctcctctgcctcctccttcctcttcataAAGACAAGCAAAGAAAGATATGCAATGAAATGCTTTAAACCCAACTTTACCATTATTATAATACGAGATGTTCCTGGTCTTTGCATAAATGCTGACCTTTACTTAGAGAAGTGAGTGATTCCAAGGGACCAAGAACTGGTAGGAATAATTCCAAGGCAGGTAGACTAATTTATAGCACTCATGCCCCCTGATCAGAGAAACTGACGGCTTGCAAGAAAGCCAGAGTCCAAAGCAGCCAGCTAAAGTCTTAAAACAAAAGGCATACCCAGGTAGATGCTGGACACTTCTCAGCAGGAAGATGATTCTAAGGCTGTAAGACGGGACCTGTAAGATTGATGCTTTAATTCTGCCCAAAGAAGCAGTCGGCTTTCTACCATATAAAGAGGTAGTCTCCACTTTGCGAAACACACATCTCTTTCAAGGGTAATTTGCTCTCCAGTTGTTTCCTTTGATCCAAAGAgggaataaacattttaatttaaacattaataTAACTTTAATTCCAAAATTTAATCTTAGCCTCCACTCAACATGTAATTATGAAGACAGATCGACTGGGTGCTGAGAGAGAATAAAAAGTAATGATTTTTGCctaggttccatccccagtactcccattaaaaaaaaatttttttttaaagtaacgaTTTTAGAATATCTGATCGTTTAGATTATGCAAGCTACTGCTTACCTTCCATTAGCAAGGGTAGTTAAGAGCTGATTAAACCTAAGAGTGGATTTAGTGAGAAAGGTATCGGGAGAGAGGCTATGACACTGGGGCCTGTGTTGAGTGACGCTAGTTTGCGTCTCCGTAATGGAGAGCTGAGTAACACTGGACGTGGAGTCAGACCTTCGGTGAGGTTCACGCCACAGCTTGAGACAGTCGAGGAAGAGACAAGGAGAAGGCCACTGGATGGTGGAAGGATCACTGCACTTCtttctcttgtttgtttttataaagaagaggaagaaa
This is a stretch of genomic DNA from Camelus bactrianus isolate YW-2024 breed Bactrian camel chromosome 16, ASM4877302v1, whole genome shotgun sequence. It encodes these proteins:
- the SSTR2 gene encoding somatostatin receptor type 2, with amino-acid sequence MAYELLNGSQPWPPSPFDLNGSVATANISNQTEPYYDLTSNAVLTFIYFVVCIIGLCGNTLVIYVILRYAKMKTITNIYILNLAIADELFMLGLPFLAMQVALVHWPFGKAICRVVMTVDGINQFTSIFCLTVMSIDRYLAVVHPIKSAKWRRPRTAKMISVAVWGVSLLVILPIMIYAGLRSNQRGRSSCTINWPGESGAWYTGFIIYTFILGFLVPLTIICLCYLFIIIKVKSSGIRVGSSKRKKSEKKVTRMVSIVVAVFIFCWLPFYIFNVSSVSVAISPTPVLKGMFDFVVVLTYANSCANPILYAFLSDNFKKSFQNVLCLVKVSGTDDGERSDSKQDKSRLNETTETQRTLLNGDLQTSI